The following coding sequences lie in one Streptococcus suis genomic window:
- a CDS encoding glucohydrolase, with protein MPEIQKTDWWKKSVIYQIYPRSFQDSNGDGVGDIRGIISRLDYLHELGIDAIWLSPVYQSPMDDNGYDISDYQGIAPEFGTMEDMEELIAEGHKRNIKIIMDLVLNHTSDEHFWFQEALKGPDNPYYDYYVWADEPNELRSTFSGSAWEYVPHLNKYYLHQFSVKQPDLNWKNPALKQEIWDMINFWIEKGVGGFRLDVIDLIGKEPEKLITADGPTLHPLIQELNEKTFGAYDLVTVGETWSANPENAQLYSHPDRKEFSMIFQFEHVGLDQQEGKEKWDLAPLDPARLHKVLSKWQTELVGKGWNSLFWNNHDLPRAISRFGDDRPAFRELSGKMLAIYLHFMSGTPYIYQGEEIGMINTPITDISQADDIETRRMYAERIENGFTKEELITAINAKGRDNARRPMQWTGAEGAGFSTGQAWLALGDTVKDINVEKALADKQSLFYTYQKLIALRKEYPCMSEGKYEVMETGNSLVMAYRKYDDQDDFLILVNFTSDEQAFDVSSEGYSLFMHNYDEATFLDRQLLRPYEAIVLKK; from the coding sequence ATGCCAGAAATACAAAAGACAGATTGGTGGAAGAAGTCCGTCATTTACCAAATTTACCCTCGTAGTTTTCAAGATTCAAATGGAGATGGAGTAGGGGATATTCGAGGGATTATCAGCCGATTAGATTATCTTCACGAGCTTGGAATTGATGCTATTTGGCTCAGTCCTGTTTATCAGTCACCCATGGATGACAATGGTTACGACATCAGTGACTACCAAGGAATTGCTCCAGAATTTGGGACCATGGAAGATATGGAAGAGCTGATTGCAGAAGGCCATAAGCGCAATATCAAAATAATCATGGATTTGGTGCTTAATCATACCTCGGATGAACATTTCTGGTTTCAAGAAGCCCTCAAAGGACCAGATAATCCCTATTATGACTATTATGTTTGGGCTGATGAGCCGAATGAATTACGTTCGACCTTCTCAGGCTCTGCATGGGAATACGTTCCACATCTGAACAAATACTATCTCCACCAATTCTCTGTTAAGCAACCGGATCTGAACTGGAAAAATCCTGCTCTGAAACAAGAAATCTGGGACATGATCAATTTTTGGATTGAAAAAGGTGTCGGCGGTTTCAGGCTAGATGTGATTGATTTGATTGGAAAAGAACCGGAAAAATTAATTACAGCCGATGGACCGACTCTCCATCCTCTTATTCAGGAATTAAATGAGAAAACCTTTGGTGCTTACGACTTAGTGACTGTTGGGGAAACCTGGAGTGCCAATCCAGAAAATGCTCAGTTATATTCGCATCCTGATCGAAAAGAATTTTCGATGATTTTCCAATTTGAACATGTCGGACTTGATCAGCAGGAAGGGAAAGAAAAGTGGGATTTGGCACCGCTTGATCCAGCACGTTTGCATAAGGTTCTCTCCAAATGGCAGACTGAACTGGTTGGTAAAGGCTGGAACTCGCTTTTCTGGAATAACCACGATTTACCTCGTGCCATTTCTCGCTTCGGTGATGATCGACCTGCATTTCGTGAACTAAGTGGTAAAATGTTAGCTATTTATCTTCATTTTATGTCAGGGACACCTTATATCTACCAAGGTGAGGAAATTGGTATGATTAACACACCAATTACTGATATTAGCCAAGCGGATGATATTGAAACACGTCGCATGTATGCGGAGCGGATTGAAAATGGCTTCACCAAGGAGGAATTGATTACTGCTATTAATGCTAAAGGTCGTGATAATGCTCGCCGTCCAATGCAATGGACAGGGGCAGAAGGTGCAGGTTTCAGTACAGGTCAAGCCTGGCTGGCTTTGGGAGATACTGTCAAAGACATCAACGTTGAAAAAGCACTTGCAGACAAACAATCGCTTTTCTATACCTATCAAAAATTGATCGCTCTTCGGAAAGAGTATCCTTGTATGTCTGAAGGAAAATATGAAGTGATGGAGACTGGAAATAGCTTGGTAATGGCCTACCGTAAATATGATGATCAGGATGATTTCCTCATTCTGGTAAATTTCACCAGTGATGAGCAAGCATTTGACGTATCAAGCGAAGGGTATTCATTGTTTATGCATAATTACGATGAAGCTACATTTTTGGATAGACAATTATTAAGACCGTATGAGGCAATCGTTCTCAAAAAATAA
- a CDS encoding uracil phosphoribosyltransferase produces the protein MGKFQVISHPLIQHKLSILRRTSTSTKDFRELVNEIAMLMGYEVLRDLPLEDVEIETPITKTVQKQIAGKKLAIVPILRAGVGMVDGLLSLVPAAKVGHIGMYRDEETLQPVEYLVKLPDDIDQRHIFVVDPMLATGGSAILAVDSLKKRGASNIKFVALVSAPEGVKALQEAHPDIDIYTAALDEKLNEKGYIVPGLGDAGDRLFGTK, from the coding sequence ATGGGTAAATTCCAAGTCATTTCACACCCACTCATTCAGCATAAGTTGTCAATCCTTCGTCGCACATCGACTTCTACTAAGGATTTTCGTGAGTTGGTAAATGAAATCGCAATGCTAATGGGTTACGAAGTTTTGCGTGACTTGCCACTGGAAGATGTGGAGATTGAAACACCAATTACGAAAACAGTTCAAAAACAAATTGCCGGTAAAAAATTGGCTATTGTACCAATTCTTCGTGCAGGTGTTGGTATGGTTGACGGCTTGCTTAGCCTTGTGCCAGCTGCAAAGGTTGGTCATATTGGTATGTACCGTGATGAAGAGACACTTCAACCAGTCGAGTACCTCGTAAAATTACCTGACGACATTGACCAACGCCATATTTTTGTCGTTGATCCAATGTTGGCGACTGGTGGTTCAGCTATTCTTGCAGTTGATTCATTGAAAAAACGTGGTGCTTCAAATATCAAATTTGTTGCTCTTGTTTCAGCTCCAGAAGGTGTAAAAGCTCTTCAAGAAGCACATCCAGATATTGATATCTACACGGCAGCCTTGGATGAAAAACTCAATGAAAAAGGCTACATCGTACCAGGTTTGGGAGATGCAGGTGACCGCTTGTTCGGTACAAAATAA
- a CDS encoding ABC transporter ATP-binding protein → MALLEVKDLTKNFGGLTAVGDVTMELHEGELVGLIGPNGAGKTTLFNLLTGVYEPSEGTISLAGTILNGKAPSKIASLGLGRTFQNIRLFKNMTVLENVLIGLGNHGKSEVFASFFRLPAFYKNEEALKTKAIELLKIFDLNGDADTLAKNLPYGQQRRLEIVRALATEPKILFLDEPAAGMNPQETAELTQLIRKIKEEFGITIILIEHDMSLVMEVTERIYVLEYGRLIAHGTPEEIRNNKRVIEAYLGGEA, encoded by the coding sequence ATGGCATTACTTGAAGTAAAAGATTTAACCAAGAACTTCGGTGGCCTGACTGCCGTTGGTGACGTGACCATGGAACTTCATGAAGGGGAATTGGTTGGTCTTATCGGTCCAAACGGTGCTGGTAAAACGACTCTTTTCAACCTCTTAACAGGTGTTTATGAGCCAAGCGAGGGGACAATTTCTCTTGCAGGGACTATTTTGAACGGTAAAGCACCATCAAAAATTGCTTCGCTTGGTCTTGGTCGTACTTTCCAGAACATTCGTTTGTTCAAAAATATGACCGTTTTGGAAAATGTCTTGATTGGTCTTGGCAACCATGGTAAATCAGAAGTATTTGCAAGTTTCTTCCGTCTTCCAGCATTCTATAAGAATGAAGAAGCGTTGAAAACAAAAGCGATTGAACTTTTGAAAATCTTCGATTTGAATGGAGATGCAGATACATTAGCTAAAAATCTTCCTTACGGCCAACAACGACGTTTGGAAATCGTTCGTGCCCTTGCGACTGAACCAAAAATTCTTTTCTTGGATGAGCCAGCGGCTGGTATGAACCCACAAGAAACGGCAGAATTGACCCAACTCATCCGTAAAATCAAAGAAGAATTTGGCATTACTATCATCTTGATCGAACACGATATGAGCTTGGTTATGGAAGTAACGGAGCGGATATACGTATTGGAGTACGGTCGTTTGATTGCCCATGGTACACCAGAAGAAATTCGTAATAATAAGCGTGTAATTGAAGCCTACCTTGGAGGTGAAGCTTAA
- a CDS encoding branched-chain amino acid ABC transporter permease — MLQQLVNGLILGSVYALLALGYTMVYGIIKLINFAHGDLYMMGAFMGYFLLNNLTFIADGGTRFFVALILAMVGTAILGVVIEFLAYRPLRNSTRIAALITAIGVSFFLEYTMVKFFTADVKAFPQAIEAVTFNLGPVSVTNIQLIILGVSLVLMVALQLIVKRTKMGKAMRAVSVDSDAAQLMGINVNRTISFTFALGSALAGAAGVLLGLYYNQIEPLMGMTPGLKAFVAAVLGGIGIIPGAALGGFVIGIIETFTYVIGLDTFRDAIVYAVLIIILLVRPSGILGKNVKEKV; from the coding sequence ATGCTTCAACAACTTGTCAATGGTTTGATTCTTGGTTCTGTTTATGCCCTTTTGGCCCTTGGTTATACCATGGTGTACGGAATTATCAAACTCATTAACTTCGCCCATGGTGATTTGTATATGATGGGTGCTTTTATGGGGTACTTCCTATTAAACAATTTAACTTTTATTGCAGATGGTGGAACGCGTTTCTTTGTTGCTCTCATTCTAGCGATGGTAGGGACGGCTATTCTCGGTGTCGTTATAGAGTTTTTAGCCTATCGTCCTTTGCGTAATTCAACGCGTATAGCAGCTTTGATTACGGCTATCGGTGTATCCTTCTTCTTGGAATACACTATGGTCAAATTTTTTACAGCAGACGTAAAAGCCTTTCCACAAGCCATCGAGGCTGTGACCTTTAACCTTGGCCCAGTTTCTGTAACCAATATACAGTTGATTATTCTTGGTGTATCGCTTGTGTTGATGGTCGCTCTTCAATTAATTGTCAAACGTACAAAAATGGGGAAAGCCATGCGTGCGGTCTCTGTAGATAGCGATGCAGCTCAGTTGATGGGGATTAACGTAAACCGTACAATCAGCTTTACTTTTGCTCTTGGGTCGGCTCTTGCGGGTGCTGCGGGTGTTCTCCTAGGTCTCTACTACAACCAGATTGAACCTTTGATGGGGATGACCCCAGGTCTGAAAGCCTTTGTAGCGGCAGTATTGGGCGGTATCGGTATTATTCCAGGTGCAGCACTTGGTGGATTTGTTATCGGTATTATTGAAACATTTACATATGTAATCGGTTTGGATACTTTCCGTGATGCGATTGTTTATGCTGTATTAATCATCATACTCCTTGTTCGTCCAAGTGGTATTCTTGGTAAAAATGTGAAAGAGAAGGTGTAA
- a CDS encoding branched-chain amino acid ABC transporter substrate-binding protein, whose translation MKTRKFAVALATFASAALLAACGNVSTTNTSAAVSSVGDTFKIGYNLELSGAVSSYGQTEEKGANLAVKEINAAGGIDGKKIEVITKDNKSETAEAATVATSLASEGANVVIGPATSGASAASIPALTSAGVPMITPSGTQTNLVVNDKGEVQEYFFRATFTDGYQGQIMAKYATENLSAKKVVLYFDNSSDYGKGVAEAFKKAYTGEIVSEITFASGDKDFQAALTKLKDKEFDAIIMPGYYNETGTIVKQARGLGLNQPILGSDGFDSPQFTELATASAASNVYYLSAFVTSASEKAKAFYDAYKKEYNEEPSMFSALAYDSVYMAAEAAKGTADSAAVKANLAALKDFEGVTGTMSVDKEHNVVKSVYVVGLTNGEESSVDTISID comes from the coding sequence ATGAAAACAAGAAAATTTGCAGTAGCGCTTGCTACATTTGCCTCTGCAGCTCTACTCGCTGCATGTGGTAATGTTTCGACAACCAATACTTCAGCCGCAGTTTCTTCTGTAGGTGATACATTTAAAATCGGCTACAACTTGGAGTTGTCAGGTGCTGTCTCATCTTATGGTCAAACAGAGGAAAAAGGTGCCAACCTTGCCGTGAAAGAAATCAATGCTGCGGGTGGTATTGACGGCAAAAAAATCGAAGTTATCACAAAAGACAACAAGTCTGAAACAGCAGAGGCAGCTACTGTCGCAACAAGCTTGGCAAGTGAAGGGGCAAACGTTGTGATTGGCCCAGCTACATCAGGAGCTTCAGCAGCCTCTATTCCAGCATTGACATCTGCTGGTGTTCCTATGATTACTCCTTCAGGAACTCAAACAAACTTGGTTGTGAACGATAAAGGTGAGGTCCAAGAATACTTCTTCCGTGCAACCTTTACAGATGGATACCAAGGTCAAATCATGGCTAAATACGCTACTGAAAACTTGTCAGCTAAGAAAGTTGTGCTTTACTTTGACAACTCTTCTGATTATGGTAAGGGTGTAGCAGAGGCGTTCAAGAAAGCATACACAGGAGAAATCGTTTCAGAAATCACATTTGCTTCTGGCGATAAAGATTTCCAAGCTGCTTTGACAAAATTGAAAGATAAGGAATTTGATGCTATCATCATGCCTGGTTACTACAATGAAACAGGTACAATTGTGAAGCAAGCTCGTGGACTTGGCTTGAATCAACCAATTCTTGGTTCAGATGGTTTTGACTCACCACAATTTACTGAATTGGCAACTGCATCAGCAGCATCAAATGTTTACTACCTTTCTGCATTTGTAACATCAGCAAGTGAAAAAGCCAAAGCATTCTATGATGCATATAAGAAAGAATACAATGAAGAGCCATCAATGTTCTCAGCTCTAGCTTACGACTCAGTTTACATGGCAGCAGAAGCAGCAAAAGGTACAGCTGATTCAGCAGCAGTGAAGGCTAATCTTGCAGCTCTGAAAGACTTTGAAGGTGTGACTGGTACAATGTCTGTTGACAAAGAGCACAATGTCGTTAAATCAGTTTATGTTGTTGGTTTAACAAACGGAGAAGAATCATCTGTAGATACTATCTCTATTGACTAA
- a CDS encoding sugar ABC transporter permease, with protein MNTQKQNNWWVYLVLFSGILFMFIPLLVTIISSFKPTKEITSNFFGLPEHFTLNNYERLFNDGIVQYFGNSALITIVAVGLILLVIPMAAFAVARQMKRQTVFNFIYFFLIIGIFVPFQVIMLPMTKLMSSLGLNNIVGLIILYLTYAVPQALFLYVGYIKTIVPEEMDEAAAIDGCDKFTMYWKIIFPLMKPMHATVLIINALWVWNDFLLPLLVLNRDQSMWTLPLFQYNYQGMYFSDYGPSFASYVVGIIPILLVYLVFQKHIISGMTSGSVK; from the coding sequence ATGAATACTCAAAAACAGAATAATTGGTGGGTCTATCTCGTGCTCTTCAGCGGTATTCTCTTCATGTTTATTCCGCTACTTGTGACGATTATAAGTTCGTTCAAACCAACCAAGGAAATCACGAGCAATTTCTTTGGTCTTCCTGAACATTTCACCTTAAATAACTACGAACGCTTGTTTAATGACGGGATTGTTCAATATTTTGGCAATTCTGCCTTGATTACGATTGTAGCTGTTGGCTTGATTTTACTTGTTATTCCAATGGCAGCTTTCGCCGTAGCCCGTCAAATGAAACGCCAGACAGTATTTAACTTTATCTACTTTTTCTTGATTATTGGGATTTTTGTACCTTTCCAGGTGATTATGCTCCCAATGACCAAATTGATGTCTAGCCTTGGCTTGAACAATATTGTCGGCTTGATTATCCTCTATTTGACCTATGCAGTTCCTCAGGCACTCTTCCTCTATGTCGGCTATATTAAGACCATTGTTCCTGAGGAAATGGATGAGGCGGCAGCTATTGATGGCTGTGATAAATTTACCATGTACTGGAAAATCATTTTCCCACTCATGAAACCTATGCATGCAACTGTTTTGATTATCAATGCCCTCTGGGTCTGGAACGATTTCCTCTTGCCCCTATTGGTATTGAACCGTGACCAAAGCATGTGGACTTTACCACTTTTCCAATACAACTATCAAGGCATGTATTTCAGTGATTATGGACCATCATTTGCATCCTATGTGGTGGGAATTATTCCAATCTTACTTGTCTATCTTGTCTTCCAAAAACATATTATTTCAGGTATGACGAGTGGTTCTGTCAAATAA
- a CDS encoding branched-chain amino acid ABC transporter permease: MKQNLKVNAIWLAILLAGFGLIQGLVSAGILNFYYIQIVQQIGIQIILAVGLNLIVGFSGQFSLGHAGFMAIGAYAVGILGKMMPSYGGFAIALLVGMLISGAVALLVGLPTLRLKGDYLAIATLGVAEIIRILIINGGSVTNGAAGIMSIPLFTSWPLVYIFVIITTLVTVNFLRSPMGRATISVREDEIAAESVGVNPTFMKVSAFVFGAMTAAIAGGLHAGYVGTIVPKDFAFMTSVNVLIIIVLGGLGSITGTFVAAIVLGILNVFLKSYSDISMIIYSLALILLMIFRPGGLLGTKEFSVAALLKKKEVK; encoded by the coding sequence ATGAAGCAAAATTTAAAAGTTAATGCAATTTGGTTGGCTATCTTATTGGCTGGTTTTGGACTTATTCAAGGTCTTGTATCAGCAGGGATTCTGAATTTTTACTACATCCAGATTGTTCAGCAAATCGGAATTCAGATAATCTTGGCAGTTGGTTTAAACTTGATTGTTGGTTTCTCAGGTCAATTTTCACTTGGTCATGCTGGTTTTATGGCTATTGGTGCTTATGCAGTAGGTATTCTTGGGAAAATGATGCCATCTTATGGTGGTTTTGCTATTGCCTTGCTTGTTGGTATGTTAATCTCAGGTGCAGTAGCCCTCTTAGTAGGTCTTCCAACATTGCGTTTGAAAGGTGACTACCTTGCAATTGCGACCCTTGGTGTTGCAGAGATTATTCGTATTTTAATTATCAATGGTGGTAGTGTAACGAATGGTGCAGCAGGTATTATGTCTATTCCACTCTTTACAAGCTGGCCTTTAGTTTATATTTTTGTAATCATCACAACCTTGGTGACAGTTAACTTCCTACGTAGTCCAATGGGACGTGCTACAATTTCTGTTCGTGAGGATGAAATTGCGGCAGAATCTGTAGGTGTCAATCCGACTTTCATGAAAGTTTCAGCTTTCGTATTTGGTGCTATGACAGCGGCCATTGCAGGTGGTCTCCATGCAGGATACGTTGGGACAATTGTTCCGAAAGACTTTGCCTTTATGACTTCCGTTAACGTTTTGATTATCATTGTATTGGGTGGTTTGGGCTCTATCACAGGTACCTTTGTAGCAGCCATTGTACTTGGTATTTTGAACGTATTCCTCAAGAGTTATTCTGATATTTCAATGATTATCTATTCATTAGCTCTTATTCTCTTGATGATTTTCCGTCCTGGAGGTCTTTTGGGAACTAAGGAATTCAGCGTAGCGGCTCTACTCAAGAAGAAGGAGGTTAAGTAA
- the gtfA gene encoding sucrose phosphorylase: MKIKNQAMLITYSDSLGKNLKDLKKVLEGPLKDVVGGIHILPFFPSSGDRGFAPMDYTKVDPAFGDWSDIEALSKDYYLMFDFMINHISAKSPYFLDFLEKKDESAYADLFIRYKNFWPNGEPTQEDVDLIYKRKPRAPYRIATFADGSEEKVWCTFDEEQIDLDVTTETTRQFIQENLEQLAEHGASIIRLDAFAYANKKIGTNCFFVEPDIWEMLHFPRQLLAPKDVEILPEIHEHYTIQQKIAEQDYYVYDFALPMLVLHALYSGHVNRLVHWMEICPRKQFTTLDTHDGIGVVDVKDLLTDEETEETREALYAQGANVKKIYSTEAYNNLDIYQINCTYYSALGNNDQDYLLARVLQCFAPGIPQIYYVGLLAGENDIELLESSKEGRNINRHYYDLEEIEHEVQRPVVQSLFRLLKFRNTSPAFDGEFSVKMLDETSMEIFWNNQDAGVSARLIANLKEKTFEIVEIEEGKITTIEL, encoded by the coding sequence ATGAAAATTAAAAATCAAGCGATGTTGATTACTTATTCGGATAGTTTAGGAAAGAATCTCAAGGATTTGAAAAAAGTTCTTGAGGGGCCATTAAAGGATGTTGTGGGAGGTATCCATATTCTGCCGTTTTTCCCATCATCAGGTGACCGTGGGTTTGCGCCAATGGATTATACAAAGGTAGATCCTGCATTTGGAGATTGGTCAGATATTGAAGCATTGAGCAAGGACTATTATCTAATGTTCGATTTTATGATCAATCATATTTCTGCAAAATCTCCTTATTTTCTTGATTTTCTTGAAAAGAAAGATGAATCAGCTTATGCGGATTTGTTTATTCGCTATAAAAACTTTTGGCCAAATGGTGAACCAACGCAAGAAGATGTTGATTTGATATACAAACGTAAACCTCGTGCTCCATATCGAATTGCAACATTTGCTGATGGTAGCGAGGAGAAGGTATGGTGTACCTTTGATGAAGAGCAGATTGACTTGGATGTGACTACAGAGACAACACGCCAGTTCATCCAAGAAAATCTGGAACAGTTGGCAGAACATGGAGCTTCGATCATTCGTTTGGACGCCTTTGCTTATGCCAATAAAAAAATAGGAACCAACTGTTTCTTTGTGGAGCCTGATATTTGGGAAATGCTCCATTTTCCACGTCAGTTATTGGCACCAAAAGATGTAGAAATCTTACCAGAAATTCATGAACACTACACCATTCAGCAAAAAATTGCGGAACAGGATTATTATGTTTATGACTTTGCCTTGCCAATGCTGGTTCTCCACGCTTTGTATTCTGGTCATGTCAATCGTCTGGTTCACTGGATGGAGATTTGCCCTCGTAAGCAATTTACAACTCTTGATACACATGATGGAATAGGGGTTGTGGACGTTAAGGATTTGCTGACGGATGAGGAGACAGAGGAAACGCGTGAAGCCTTATATGCACAAGGTGCTAATGTGAAGAAAATTTATAGTACAGAAGCCTATAATAATTTGGATATTTATCAGATTAACTGTACATATTATTCTGCCCTTGGCAATAACGATCAAGATTACCTATTAGCGCGAGTTCTTCAATGTTTTGCACCAGGTATTCCACAGATTTACTATGTTGGTTTACTTGCAGGCGAAAATGATATTGAACTTTTAGAATCAAGTAAGGAAGGTCGTAATATCAATCGCCATTACTATGATTTGGAAGAAATTGAGCACGAAGTACAACGGCCAGTTGTACAATCCTTGTTCAGACTCCTTAAATTCCGCAATACAAGTCCAGCTTTCGACGGAGAGTTCTCTGTTAAGATGCTGGATGAAACAAGTATGGAAATTTTCTGGAATAATCAAGATGCAGGGGTATCTGCCCGCCTAATAGCAAACCTAAAAGAAAAAACCTTTGAAATTGTTGAAATAGAAGAGGGCAAAATTACCACAATTGAGTTATAA
- a CDS encoding ATP-dependent Clp protease proteolytic subunit (hydrolyzes proteins to small peptides; with the ATPase subunits ClpA or ClpX, ClpP degrades specific substrates) gives MIPVVIEQTSRGERSYDIYSRLLKDRIIMLTGPVEDNMANSIIAQLLFLDAQDPTKDIYLYVNTPGGSVSAGLAIVDTMNFIKADVQTIVMGTAASMGTIIASSGAKGKRFMLPNAEYMIHQPMGGTGGGTQQTDMAIAAEHLLKTRNKLEKILADNSGKTVKQIHKDAERDYWMSAEETLAYGFIDQIMDNTKVK, from the coding sequence ATGATTCCAGTAGTTATTGAACAAACTAGCCGTGGTGAGCGTTCTTATGATATTTACTCACGCCTTTTGAAAGACCGCATTATCATGTTGACAGGACCAGTTGAGGACAACATGGCAAACTCTATCATTGCACAATTGCTTTTCCTTGATGCCCAAGACCCTACAAAGGATATTTACCTCTATGTTAATACGCCAGGAGGATCGGTGTCAGCAGGTCTTGCCATTGTAGACACGATGAATTTCATTAAAGCTGATGTTCAAACCATCGTTATGGGAACAGCTGCGAGCATGGGAACCATCATTGCGTCAAGCGGTGCCAAGGGCAAACGTTTCATGTTGCCAAATGCGGAATACATGATTCACCAGCCAATGGGTGGAACTGGTGGCGGTACTCAGCAAACGGATATGGCCATTGCTGCAGAACACCTATTAAAAACACGTAATAAGCTAGAAAAAATCTTGGCAGACAACTCAGGTAAGACAGTGAAACAAATCCACAAGGATGCCGAACGTGATTACTGGATGTCAGCTGAAGAAACCTTGGCTTACGGATTTATTGACCAGATTATGGACAATACAAAAGTCAAATAA